From a single Silene latifolia isolate original U9 population chromosome 6, ASM4854445v1, whole genome shotgun sequence genomic region:
- the LOC141587981 gene encoding protein FAR-RED IMPAIRED RESPONSE 1-like encodes MIVDNSKVNKGPVMTYRMFKEYVRGYQNVGASLEDFKNFSRDIKKFLSEGDVQMLIEHFMKIKRMCPSFYFEFEVDEKVYFRDLFLGGLMRTTSRSESENHFFSNFTNPNLILVEFWMRFESAIDTQRWAQSKLIAQSKYSFPDLATPLDLEKHAAETYTPRILEEFKVKIKAACFTCAIGDKEKDKNHAILYIDVKDRERKKDYKVGYKTAEVKLVCNCKKFERHGILCRHILCVLKDYGFKKIPSEYLLNRWSKLATCQPIFNSDGQLLAIVTDRSMHKRTN; translated from the exons ATGATAGTTGATAACTCAAAGGTTAACAAAGGTCCAGTTATGACCTATAGGATGTTTAAGGAGTATGTCAGAGGTTATCAGAATGTGGGTGCTTCATTGGAAGACTTTAAAAACTTTTCAAGGGATATCAAAAAGTTTTTGTCAGAAGGTGATGTTCAAATGCTTATTGagcattttatgaaaataaaaagaATGTGTCCATCCTTTTACTTTGAATTTGAGGTAGATGAGAAAG TTTACTTTCGTGACTTGTTCTTAGGAGGGTTGATGAGAACCACCTCGAGGTCCGAGTCAGAAAATCATTTTTTTAGCAATTTCACTAATCCAAATTTGATCCTTGTTGAATTTTGGATGCGCTTTGAGAGTGCAATAGATACACAacgatgggctcaatcaaaactGATTGCACAATCTAAGTACTCGTTTCCTGACTTGGCTACTCCTCTAGACCTAGAAAAGCATGCAGCAGAAACCTACACTCCGAGAATTTTGGAGGAGTTCAAAGTGAAAATAAAAGCAGCATGCTTTACATGTGCCATTGGGgacaaagaaaaagataagaatcaTGCAATTCTCTACATAGACGTCAAGGATCGTGAGAGAAAGAAAGACTATAAGGTGGGTTATAAGACAGCTGAAGTGAAACTAGTATGCAATTGCAAGAAATTTGAACGACATGGAATACTCTGTCGACATATTCTTTGTGTCCTTAAAGATTATGGTTTTAAGAAAATTCCAAGCGAATACCTACTTAATAGGTGGAGCAAACTAGCAACCTGCCAGCCAATCTTCAATTCTGATGGGCAGTTGCTTGCGATTGTCACAGATCGGTCGATGCACAAAAGAACAAACTAA